The Terriglobia bacterium genome includes the window CGCAATCACGGTTTCAAGACGAAATATCACAATGAGATTCTCGGCGGGAACTTCCGTCTCGATGAAATCCAGGCCGCGGTGCTCCGCGTGAAGCTGAAATATCTGGACGCGTGGACCGAGGGGCGCCGGCGGAATGCGGGAATCTATCGCGATGCGTTGAAGAGTGTCCCCTCGATATCGTTGCCCGGCGAGGTTCCCGGTGGCCGGCACATTTTCAATCAGTTCGTCATTCGCAGCGCTAATCGCGATGCGCTGATGACGCGGCTGAAAAAGCAGGGGATTGGTTGCGAGATCTACTATCCCGTTCCGTTGCATCTGCTCCCGTGCTTCGCGTCTCTCGGCTACCATCCCGCAGATTTCCCCGTCAGCGAAATGGCTTCGCAACAGACTCTGGCGCTTCCGATATATCCGGAACTGACGCCGGAAATGATTGGCCGGGTTGCGGCCACAATTGCCCGCTGAACCATCGGGCGAAGGGAAGAAACCACAAGAAGCACAAGGGACACAAGAAAAACCGATTTTCGTGCCCCTTGTGCTTCTTGTGGTTCCTTCCCTATATCGACATACTCTAGGTTTATGGTTCGAACGAGGTTTGCTCCCAGTCCTACTGGATTTCTTCACATCGGCGGTGTTCGCACGGCGCTTTTCAATTGGC containing:
- a CDS encoding DegT/DnrJ/EryC1/StrS family aminotransferase — protein: RNHGFKTKYHNEILGGNFRLDEIQAAVLRVKLKYLDAWTEGRRRNAGIYRDALKSVPSISLPGEVPGGRHIFNQFVIRSANRDALMTRLKKQGIGCEIYYPVPLHLLPCFASLGYHPADFPVSEMASQQTLALPIYPELTPEMIGRVAATIAR